The Onychostoma macrolepis isolate SWU-2019 chromosome 18, ASM1243209v1, whole genome shotgun sequence genome includes the window TTAGGATAAATTTTAAGACTGGGCCAACTGACAAGCATGAAACTGCTTTCCACTTCAACCCCCGAATGGGCTCAAATGTGGTCATGAACAGCTACAGGACTGGAAAATGGGAAACTGAGGAACGTTTCTCCGACAACCCCTTTAAAAAGGGGGAAGATTTTGATATGTTCTTTGTTGTCAAATCTGAAGGATATCAGGTATGTGTTTTGAGACACAAAACTTGCAGTTCACACCTAAAAGGAAGCTAGGGTCTTGTCCTCACGCGGGTTGTATTGCTTCGATTCATCAGGTGCACGTGAATGGCAAAGAGCTCTACACATTCAAGCACCGTATACCACTGGAAAAAGTAACAATGCTAAATATCAATGGAAATGTTGTCGTGAACCTTTTTGGCTTGATACAAGTAAGTTACATTTTCTGAGGATGTGGTAAAATTGCAGCAAGACTGATACTGGGTCAGAATCTATTAAGAATTACATGGAAAGTAAAGACCTTTCTAAATACAATCTCTTGTTCCCTCAATAGAACTGGAGCAAATCTTCATTTGTTACTGCAGTCAAGTCAAGAACTGCATATCTGGGCAGCCCACATGGAGAACTTTCCACCATAAAGTCAGAGGTCTTACAGCCCGTTCAAAATCCTGTGAGTGACTGATCCTTTAAGCCAAAAGTATACTTCATTTTTGTACGTGTACACAGAAAGCGTCATCTTTGTCCAGCGTctgctgtatttttttcagAAGTTATGACCGATAAAAATGTCTGTGTACTGTTTTAAACTGAAGTTGTGGCTCTCTCATAACCCCTTACACAAGCGCTTGTCTCTGCTATTTTGTTGTAGTTCCATCTCTTTAGTTTTCTACTGTGAGTGTGAAACAACGGCCCGGGCaagtgttgccaccttgtggaacaACTGAATATTGCAAAACTAAGTCAATGTGCATGTGCGACTTGCATGTACAAAGTATACCCCATTAGAAAAATCTGATGgtaacaaacacaaaaaaaaattcggATGTTGTGCGTATAGTACATGCATACTATTATGGTGACGAAATTTGCATCATGCACAcaataaaatgcaagcactTAGCGAGATGTTCCACTTAAAATTTCTGtgatttactctccctcatgtcatttcaaagcCATATGAATCTCATTTTCTTCTTCCGTTCATTGTATGGGGCAAAAACAGTTCTTTAGTATATCTtctgctgttatttttttcacaaaagggtttggaatgacatcaaagtgagtaaatgatgacagaactttcattcttgggtgaactatatTCATTTAATCAAACAGAGGTGCATGAAAATGAGCACTTTAACCATCACTTTATTTCACATATCCGTTTGAAGGAATCCAAACCCTGCCTCAAGATTAGGACTGATGCTTATTTTCTTGTGCTTACTACAGACTCTTCCTTATGTGGCCCCAATTCCAGGAGGACTGATAGAAGGCATGGCCTTGTACTTACAGGGAGCTGTTCCCACTAATGCTGACCGGTAAGTTACAGTTCCGTTGGCCAATGTGTAAGTAACCAATCCTCCGATATGCACTGAATTAGGCTTAGGTTAAAGCAACTACCACAAGATAAGATACATAGAGCAGTAGTCACAGTACCATAGATCTCAGTGTAtcacaatattattatcatattaacACTGGACCAAACATGCAAGAGAGATCCAGCcttgcataaaaatatatatatatatatatatatattacatgatCTGTTGTAGTTCTTTTATTTCACTTCTCAATTCATCGTGAAATTGGTGAGATGAGCCATTACTTTGATTCTGATCATTTAACTTTCCATGCAGGTTTTCCATAAATTTCAAGACTGGGTCAACTGACAAGCACGACACTGCTTTCCACTTCAACCCTCGAATGGGCTCGAAGGTGTTCATGAACAGCTTCAGGAATGGAAAATGGGGAGCCGAGGAAAGTGTCTCTGACAACccatttaaaaagggagaagcTTTCGAGATGTTCTTTGTCGTCAAATCTGAAGGATATCAGGTATGTGTTTCGAGATGCAACCCTAAAAAGAGCTGAGAATCAGTTCCTTGATAAGCTTTTTGCAAATGATTTGTTGACATATCTAGTGAGTAAAATAgttatcatattatattattatcagATTTCAAAGGCTTTTTTGCAACTGCCAAATGGTGATGCGACCATAAGATGAGAAGCTAATATTTGTTcaattgtacttttaatacGGTTTTGGTTTGGTTAGGTGCGTATTAAAGGCAAACAGCACAGCATGTTCAAGCACCGCATCCCTCTGGAAAAAGTCACTACAATCAACATTTACGGAAATGTCTCCATCAGCTTCCTTGGTTTTGTCACGGTGAGCGATATCAGCCTgctttttctttacaaaaacactgaaaatacaCGCATAAAAATGCCAAGCTTATAACTTTCCTTTGTTTTTACAGGGAATGTGAATAGGAGCATTTCTGCGACTCACGTTATATTAAAGCGCTCTCAGAGAATGATGTGAAAGTCATGCATGTCCTCAACCTGATATTCACACAtctacatttattcatttagcagacacttttatccaaagcaacttttGCAACAGTTGAGACATCAAGTATATCACTGATTTAAATCTAATCCAGTACCACAAATCAAG containing:
- the LOC131524813 gene encoding galectin-4-like, which translates into the protein MGPISGGLREGMALYLQGVVPANADRFRINFKTGPTDKHETAFHFNPRMGSNVVMNSYRTGKWETEERFSDNPFKKGEDFDMFFVVKSEGYQVHVNGKELYTFKHRIPLEKVTMLNINGNVVVNLFGLIQNWSKSSFVTAVKSRTAYLGSPHGELSTIKSEVLQPVQNPTLPYVAPIPGGLIEGMALYLQGAVPTNADRFSINFKTGSTDKHDTAFHFNPRMGSKVFMNSFRNGKWGAEESVSDNPFKKGEAFEMFFVVKSEGYQVRIKGKQHSMFKHRIPLEKVTTINIYGNVSISFLGFVTGM